In a single window of the Pseudomonas oryzihabitans genome:
- the gspF gene encoding type II secretion system inner membrane protein GspF codes for MPAYRYLALDGEGRRQRDVIQAESERHARQLLRERGLFPRTLQAAGPARGARSRAGRLDANSRTDFTRQLATLVGAAIPLADALQMLERQSRQAALKALLLDLLGQVREGYTLADSLGRHPGTFDPLYLTLVAAGERAGRLGPVLERLADYLERVQRQRHKARTALIYPLALALVSVAVVAGLMTFVVPKLTEQFIHSGLQLPWITRALVAVSDGLLVFGPWLLGLLLLAGLGLQRLLRQVEWRRRWHRQLLRLPRLGELLRTLDSARLTRSLAILVGSGIPVLEGLQVSRATLGNQVLRDALEAAIEQVTSGTGLGRALDRSGVFPPLLVNMVASGEASGTLDAMLERVADAQERDFNQQVDLALALFEPVLILVLGGVVLAIVLAILLPIMQLNQALNL; via the coding sequence ATGCCGGCCTACCGCTACCTGGCGCTGGACGGCGAGGGGCGTCGCCAGCGCGATGTCATCCAGGCCGAGAGCGAACGCCATGCCCGCCAGTTGCTGCGCGAGCGCGGCCTCTTTCCCCGCACCTTGCAGGCGGCGGGTCCGGCGCGGGGCGCGCGCAGCCGCGCCGGACGGCTGGATGCCAACAGCCGCACCGACTTCACCCGCCAGCTGGCGACCCTGGTGGGCGCCGCCATTCCCCTGGCCGACGCCCTGCAGATGCTGGAGCGCCAGAGTCGCCAGGCCGCGCTCAAGGCGCTGCTGCTGGATCTGCTGGGCCAGGTGCGCGAGGGCTATACCCTGGCCGACAGCCTGGGGCGCCATCCGGGCACCTTCGACCCGCTGTACCTGACCCTGGTGGCCGCTGGCGAACGGGCCGGACGCCTGGGCCCGGTGCTGGAACGCCTGGCCGACTATCTCGAACGGGTGCAGCGCCAGCGCCACAAGGCGCGCACCGCGCTCATCTATCCGCTGGCGTTGGCCCTGGTGTCGGTCGCCGTGGTGGCGGGGCTGATGACCTTCGTGGTGCCCAAGCTCACCGAGCAGTTCATCCACAGCGGCCTGCAACTGCCCTGGATCACCCGCGCCCTGGTGGCCGTCAGTGACGGCCTGCTGGTCTTCGGGCCCTGGTTGCTGGGCCTGCTATTGCTGGCCGGCTTAGGTCTGCAGCGCCTGTTGCGCCAGGTTGAGTGGCGGCGACGCTGGCATCGCCAGCTGCTGCGCCTGCCGCGCCTGGGCGAGTTGCTGCGTACCCTCGACAGCGCCCGCCTGACCCGCAGCCTGGCGATCCTGGTCGGCAGCGGCATCCCGGTGCTCGAAGGTCTGCAGGTCAGCCGCGCCACCCTGGGCAATCAGGTCCTGCGCGATGCCCTGGAGGCGGCCATCGAACAGGTCACCTCCGGTACCGGCCTCGGCCGGGCGCTGGACCGCAGCGGCGTCTTTCCCCCCTTGCTGGTGAACATGGTTGCCAGCGGCGAGGCCAGCGGCACCCTCGACGCCATGCTCGAGCGGGTCGCCGATGCCCAGGAGCGGGATTTCAACCAACAGGTGGACCTGGCCCTGGCGCTGTTCGAGCCGGTACTGATCCTCGTGCTCGGCGGGGTGGTACTGGCCATCGTGCTCGCCATCCTGCTGCCCATCATGCAGCTCAACCAGGCGCTCAACCTCTGA
- a CDS encoding GspE/PulE family protein, producing MTPTLPYRLARQAGIALATVPDGYRLLCRLDADLALLQEVQRRHGPPQGCEWLPREVFEQRLGPLYEAGQASTEALVEGLGETVDLAGLMEELPRVEDLLDSAGEAPVIRLINALFAEALRLDASDLHVETFEQALVVRVRVDGVLRELLRPPRALSAMLVSRIKVMARLDIAEKRQPQDGRITLRASGRDVDIRVSTLPGVHGERVVMRILDKQASLLELSRLGLPPAIDAGLRGALAQPNGILLVTGPTGSGKTTTLYASLGLLNEGSRSILTVEDPVEYALPGIGQTPVNPRAGLTFASGLRAILRQDPDVIMIGEIRDVETASIAVQASLTGHLVLSTLHTNSALGAITRLRDMGVEPFLLASSLKGVLAQRLVRRLCSCAAWRPVRAAEQTLLPGLAGLERLREPQGCPSCNGSGYRGRLGLYEFVALDAELAELIYRGAGEGEMARLLEGRRASLAENALERLAAGETSLAEVLRAVHQ from the coding sequence ATGACGCCGACGCTGCCCTATCGCCTGGCCCGCCAGGCCGGCATCGCCCTGGCCACCGTGCCCGACGGCTATCGGCTGCTGTGCCGCCTGGATGCGGACCTGGCGTTGCTGCAGGAGGTGCAGCGTCGCCACGGTCCCCCGCAAGGCTGCGAATGGCTCCCGCGCGAGGTCTTCGAGCAGCGTCTGGGGCCGCTCTATGAAGCCGGGCAGGCCAGCACCGAGGCGCTGGTGGAAGGCCTCGGCGAGACCGTCGACCTGGCTGGGCTGATGGAGGAATTGCCCCGGGTCGAGGACCTGCTTGACAGCGCCGGCGAGGCGCCGGTGATCCGGCTGATCAACGCCCTGTTCGCCGAGGCGCTGCGCCTGGACGCCTCCGACCTGCACGTGGAGACCTTCGAGCAGGCGCTGGTGGTACGGGTGCGAGTGGATGGGGTGCTGCGCGAGCTGCTGCGCCCACCGCGGGCGCTGTCGGCCATGCTGGTGTCGCGGATCAAGGTCATGGCGCGGCTGGACATCGCCGAGAAGCGCCAGCCCCAGGACGGCCGCATCACCCTGAGAGCTAGCGGGCGCGATGTCGACATCCGCGTCTCGACCCTGCCCGGCGTCCATGGCGAGCGGGTGGTCATGCGCATCCTCGACAAGCAGGCCAGCCTGCTGGAGCTCTCGCGCCTCGGCCTGCCGCCGGCCATCGATGCCGGCCTGCGCGGCGCCCTGGCCCAGCCCAACGGCATCCTGCTGGTCACCGGCCCCACCGGGTCGGGCAAGACCACCACCCTCTATGCCAGCCTCGGGCTGCTCAACGAGGGCAGCCGCAGCATCCTCACCGTGGAAGATCCGGTGGAATACGCCTTGCCGGGCATCGGCCAGACCCCGGTCAATCCGCGCGCCGGCCTGACCTTCGCCAGTGGGCTGAGGGCCATCCTGCGCCAGGATCCGGACGTCATCATGATCGGCGAGATCCGCGACGTGGAGACCGCCAGCATCGCCGTGCAGGCCAGTCTCACCGGCCACCTGGTGCTCTCCACCCTGCATACCAACAGCGCCCTGGGGGCCATCACCCGGCTGCGTGATATGGGCGTGGAGCCCTTCCTGCTGGCGTCGAGCCTCAAGGGCGTGCTGGCCCAACGGCTGGTACGACGGCTGTGCAGCTGCGCGGCCTGGCGTCCGGTGCGGGCGGCCGAGCAAACGCTGCTGCCAGGGCTGGCCGGGCTCGAACGGCTGCGCGAGCCTCAGGGTTGCCCAAGCTGCAATGGCAGTGGCTATCGCGGTCGCCTGGGTCTCTACGAATTCGTCGCCCTGGACGCCGAACTGGCCGAGCTCATCTATCGCGGCGCCGGGGAGGGCGAGATGGCCCGGCTGCTGGAGGGCCGCCGCGCCAGCCTGGCCGAGAACGCCCTGGAGCGTCTGGCGGCGGGCGAGACCAGCCTGGCGGAGGTGCTGCGTGCGGTGCACCAGTAG
- a CDS encoding RBBP9/YdeN family alpha/beta hydrolase translates to MTRYLILPGWQGSGPDHWQTHWQRLLPDARRVEQENWQRPDPQRWVAALDRAIGQASTPVVVIAHSLGCVTVARWAASAPVARRQRVLAALLVAPADVERPGCPVELVGFAPLPRQPLPFPTRMVTSDNDHAISLTRAEALARDWGSDLDILPGAGHINTRSGHRQWEEGLLHLAKLGAAQGLRVA, encoded by the coding sequence ATGACCCGCTATCTCATCCTGCCCGGCTGGCAGGGCTCAGGTCCCGACCATTGGCAGACCCACTGGCAGCGCCTGCTGCCTGACGCCCGCCGCGTCGAGCAGGAGAACTGGCAGCGCCCCGACCCGCAGCGGTGGGTAGCGGCGCTCGACCGGGCCATAGGGCAAGCCAGCACCCCGGTGGTGGTGATCGCCCATAGCCTGGGCTGCGTGACCGTCGCGCGCTGGGCCGCCAGCGCCCCGGTGGCCCGACGGCAGCGGGTACTCGCCGCCTTGCTGGTCGCTCCGGCCGATGTGGAGCGACCCGGTTGCCCGGTGGAACTGGTGGGGTTCGCGCCGCTACCGCGCCAACCACTGCCCTTCCCGACACGGATGGTGACCTCGGACAACGACCACGCCATCAGCCTCACCCGGGCCGAAGCCCTGGCACGTGACTGGGGCAGCGACCTGGACATCCTGCCGGGCGCGGGCCATATCAATACCCGCTCCGGGCATCGGCAGTGGGAAGAAGGTTTGCTGCACCTGGCCAAGTTGGGGGCCGCCCAGGGCCTCCGGGTCGCCTGA
- a CDS encoding GspH/FimT family pseudopilin, translating into MSARQDGFTLLELMVVLLIVGLLTAVGVARLGGGSPAGQWRLESLASDFQLARDSARRSGRILGWQADAAGFRYLQLVGDARGPRWQPLASADLPDGHWPAGLHLAEPASAQPRLIWWPNGDTRAQRLAFAEEERQWLLVVDAHGRASVERP; encoded by the coding sequence ATGTCGGCGCGCCAGGACGGCTTTACCCTGCTGGAGCTGATGGTCGTGCTGCTGATCGTCGGCCTGCTGACCGCGGTGGGCGTGGCGCGCCTCGGCGGTGGCAGTCCGGCCGGACAGTGGCGGCTGGAAAGCCTGGCGAGCGACTTCCAGCTGGCTCGGGACAGCGCCCGCCGCAGCGGACGCATTCTCGGCTGGCAGGCCGACGCCGCCGGCTTTCGCTATCTGCAGCTGGTGGGTGACGCTCGTGGCCCACGCTGGCAGCCCCTGGCCAGCGCCGATCTGCCTGACGGGCACTGGCCGGCGGGACTGCACCTGGCCGAACCGGCCAGCGCTCAGCCGCGCCTGATCTGGTGGCCGAACGGCGATACCCGTGCTCAGCGCCTCGCCTTCGCCGAAGAGGAACGGCAGTGGCTGCTGGTGGTGGACGCGCACGGCCGCGCCTCGGTGGAACGACCATGA
- the gspD gene encoding type II secretion system secretin GspD: protein MKKRSYCGLLLAFWLLGAQAEQRFEVNFENTEIDLFIESVGRITGTNFVIDPRVRGTLTVRSAQPLAADDVYALALAQLRANGYAAVELDDGSVKILPDQAARTEPLPVEVDDGAPAKPGAGDTVATRVFAVRGGNLDQLLGIVRPLMDARVGVATPYPASNLLVVTDWRSNLSRIGQLLARLDRGRDEPVEMIVLRHAQARDTAPLVERLLASRGQAGGGVQVLADARSNALMVRGDEAVRRQVRRLVAELDVSRDAASDTEVVYLHHAKAGEVVKVLRGLSGEVTQDARVEIPVTAPPMVNTTPVEGGGEGEAPPAKGGGGTLAPGAPGIRLEADMGTNSIVLIGPPRELAAYKRIISQLDIRRAQVVVEAIIAEITDTKANQLGVQWLFLDRNGNLPAGGVNFTNGTPINGIAAAAANQDTSALGSLLSGMQGISAGVGRIGGSGLNFVTLLQAMRSESGFNLLSTPTLLTLDNAEASIMVGQEVPFVTGSVTSNNANPYQTIERREVGVKLRLKPQINEGDTVRMEIVQEVSSLADNVRASDVVTNKREIKTTVMVEDNGLIVLGGLISNEGNDSDQRVPLLGDVPVLGNLFKSRTRSSTKQNLVVFIRPRILRDPALVQQISEDKYRGMRAAAPAAALPATPPGTRGAPTLQSLYPSARARLDGL, encoded by the coding sequence GTGAAGAAACGCAGCTATTGCGGCCTGCTCCTCGCCTTCTGGCTGCTCGGTGCCCAGGCCGAACAACGCTTCGAGGTCAATTTCGAGAACACCGAGATCGATCTGTTCATCGAGAGCGTGGGACGCATCACCGGCACCAACTTCGTCATCGACCCGCGGGTGCGTGGCACCCTGACGGTGCGCAGCGCCCAGCCCCTGGCCGCCGACGACGTCTATGCCCTGGCCCTGGCCCAGTTGCGCGCCAATGGCTATGCCGCGGTGGAGCTGGACGATGGCAGCGTGAAGATCCTGCCGGACCAGGCGGCCCGGACCGAGCCGCTGCCGGTGGAGGTGGACGACGGCGCCCCGGCCAAGCCCGGTGCCGGGGATACCGTGGCCACCCGGGTATTCGCCGTGCGCGGTGGCAATCTCGACCAGTTGCTGGGCATCGTCCGCCCGCTGATGGACGCCCGGGTCGGGGTGGCCACGCCCTATCCCGCCAGCAACCTGCTGGTAGTGACCGACTGGCGCAGCAACCTCAGCCGCATTGGCCAGCTGCTGGCGCGGCTGGATCGCGGTCGCGACGAACCGGTGGAAATGATCGTTCTGCGCCATGCCCAGGCGCGCGACACCGCGCCCCTGGTGGAGCGCCTGCTGGCCAGCCGCGGCCAGGCCGGCGGCGGGGTCCAGGTGCTGGCCGACGCCCGCAGCAATGCCCTCATGGTGCGCGGCGACGAAGCCGTCCGCCGCCAGGTACGCCGCCTGGTCGCCGAGCTGGACGTCTCCCGCGATGCCGCCAGCGACACCGAGGTGGTCTATCTGCACCACGCCAAGGCCGGCGAGGTGGTCAAGGTGCTGCGCGGGCTCAGCGGCGAGGTCACCCAGGACGCGCGGGTGGAGATTCCCGTGACGGCACCGCCCATGGTTAATACCACCCCTGTAGAAGGTGGTGGGGAGGGGGAGGCTCCTCCTGCCAAGGGCGGTGGTGGGACGTTGGCGCCCGGCGCGCCTGGCATTCGCCTGGAAGCGGACATGGGTACCAACTCCATCGTGCTGATCGGCCCGCCGCGAGAGCTGGCCGCCTACAAGCGCATCATCAGCCAGTTGGACATCCGCCGTGCCCAAGTGGTGGTGGAGGCGATCATCGCCGAGATCACCGACACCAAGGCCAACCAGCTCGGCGTCCAGTGGCTGTTCCTCGATCGCAACGGCAACCTGCCGGCGGGCGGTGTCAACTTCACCAACGGCACGCCCATCAACGGTATCGCCGCCGCCGCGGCCAACCAGGACACCAGTGCCCTGGGCAGTCTGCTCTCGGGCATGCAGGGCATCTCCGCCGGGGTCGGGCGCATCGGTGGCAGCGGGCTGAACTTCGTCACCCTGTTGCAGGCCATGCGCAGCGAGAGCGGCTTCAACCTGCTGTCGACACCGACCTTGCTGACCCTGGACAACGCCGAGGCCTCCATCATGGTCGGCCAGGAAGTGCCCTTCGTCACCGGCTCGGTCACCAGCAACAACGCCAATCCCTACCAGACCATCGAGCGCCGCGAAGTGGGGGTGAAGCTGCGGCTCAAGCCGCAGATCAACGAGGGCGACACGGTGCGCATGGAGATCGTCCAGGAGGTCTCGTCGCTGGCCGACAACGTGCGTGCCAGCGACGTGGTCACCAACAAGCGCGAGATCAAGACCACGGTGATGGTGGAGGACAATGGCCTCATCGTCCTCGGCGGCCTGATCAGCAACGAGGGCAACGACAGCGACCAGCGCGTACCGCTGCTGGGCGACGTGCCGGTGCTGGGCAATCTCTTCAAGTCGCGTACCCGCTCCAGCACCAAGCAGAATCTGGTGGTGTTCATCCGCCCGCGCATCCTCCGGGATCCGGCGCTGGTGCAGCAGATCAGCGAGGACAAGTACCGCGGCATGCGTGCCGCCGCCCCAGCCGCGGCCTTGCCGGCCACGCCGCCGGGTACGCGCGGCGCGCCCACCCTGCAGAGTCTCTATCCCTCGGCGCGGGCGCGCCTGGACGGCCTCTGA
- a CDS encoding type II secretion system protein, protein MRQTGFTLLEVLVALAIVAFMAVGVSQVIGQRLDIAGVAQSRELAQLCARELNARWQVEGLAAGQGELSQGGDRCYWRLEAAGGALGAQRLSLYADAALSRALGDWPLYAGARP, encoded by the coding sequence ATGAGGCAGACCGGCTTCACCCTGCTGGAGGTGCTGGTGGCCCTGGCTATCGTCGCCTTCATGGCCGTGGGCGTCAGCCAGGTGATCGGTCAGCGGCTGGACATCGCCGGCGTCGCCCAATCCCGCGAACTGGCCCAGCTCTGCGCCCGCGAGCTCAATGCCCGCTGGCAGGTGGAAGGCCTGGCCGCAGGGCAGGGCGAATTGAGCCAGGGCGGCGACCGCTGCTACTGGCGTCTTGAAGCCGCCGGCGGAGCCCTGGGCGCGCAGCGGCTCTCGCTCTATGCCGATGCCGCCCTTAGTCGCGCGCTGGGCGACTGGCCGCTCTATGCCGGAGCCCGCCCATGA
- a CDS encoding type II secretion system protein GspL, whose product MHASPLFGRLLPLIRRDFSPARTGDRLLLRTRHPGPPGPDNPVMTAHLQDDQLQAMAVLPAAAQPVTLLLHGEECSLFDVAAPKGLRPHEWGLLLEDQLLEDASGQHLVCLGRAPGRLRLLALDRALLDAWREHCAAVGWSVAACWVDFQFLPEPSAGGGIGLRLGDSLRFKTRTDDREVWLTWPAALEGNLPPALAALIDAGPAASAERLWPDAVAGSAPQDLWPRQGQRRRRPSLGLPRPLLLGMAAAAGLALLHLGVQQVQHGRLARLDRDVVAQRLGLASDRLDGGRAERELQLASRAQRQLEGQWRLWQRLSGPLGAALGAQPGWRLVEWALDEQGIRVVLDGPASLDKALRTRLGQEFDTLQWQRQAGRLTLRLASPVEKRP is encoded by the coding sequence ATGCACGCCTCTCCACTGTTCGGGCGCCTCCTGCCCCTGATCCGCCGCGACTTCAGCCCGGCTCGTACCGGCGACCGCCTGCTGCTGCGCACGCGTCATCCCGGCCCGCCCGGCCCGGATAATCCGGTAATGACCGCGCATCTGCAGGATGACCAGCTCCAGGCCATGGCTGTGCTGCCGGCGGCGGCCCAGCCGGTCACCCTGCTGCTGCACGGCGAAGAGTGCAGCCTGTTCGATGTGGCCGCGCCCAAGGGACTGCGCCCGCACGAGTGGGGGCTGCTGCTGGAAGATCAGTTGCTGGAGGATGCCAGCGGCCAGCATTTGGTCTGCCTGGGTCGCGCGCCCGGACGGCTGCGCCTGCTGGCCCTGGACCGGGCGCTGCTGGACGCCTGGCGCGAACACTGCGCCGCCGTTGGCTGGTCAGTGGCCGCCTGCTGGGTCGACTTCCAGTTCCTGCCCGAGCCATCGGCCGGGGGTGGGATCGGCCTGCGTCTGGGCGACAGCCTGAGATTCAAGACTCGCACCGATGACCGCGAGGTCTGGCTGACCTGGCCAGCCGCGCTCGAAGGCAATCTGCCGCCGGCCCTGGCGGCCCTGATCGACGCGGGACCCGCGGCGTCCGCTGAGCGGCTCTGGCCCGATGCGGTCGCCGGCTCGGCGCCCCAGGACCTCTGGCCGCGACAGGGCCAGCGCCGTCGCCGGCCGTCCCTGGGGCTGCCCCGACCCCTGCTGCTGGGCATGGCCGCGGCGGCCGGGCTGGCGCTGCTGCATCTGGGCGTGCAACAGGTCCAGCACGGGCGCCTGGCGCGGCTCGACCGGGACGTTGTCGCCCAGCGCCTGGGCCTGGCCAGTGACCGCCTCGATGGCGGTCGCGCCGAGCGCGAACTCCAACTGGCCAGCCGGGCCCAGCGGCAGCTGGAAGGGCAGTGGCGCCTCTGGCAGCGCCTCAGCGGTCCGCTGGGCGCTGCGCTCGGCGCCCAGCCCGGCTGGCGGCTGGTGGAATGGGCGCTGGACGAGCAGGGCATCCGCGTGGTGCTGGACGGTCCCGCCAGCCTGGACAAGGCCCTGCGCACCCGGCTCGGCCAGGAATTCGATACCCTGCAGTGGCAGCGTCAGGCCGGGCGCCTGACCCTGCGCCTGGCTAGCCCCGTGGAGAAGCGACCATGA
- the gspG gene encoding type II secretion system major pseudopilin GspG, translated as MRSHAVAARQAGFTLIEIMVVIFIIGLLVAIVAPNVLDNQDKAMQQKARADLASLEQALDMYRLDNLRYPTSEQGLAALVSKPTQAPEPRNYRADGYIRRLPEDPWGAAYRYRIPGEHGRVDLYTLGADGREGGEGSDADIGNWTL; from the coding sequence ATGCGTTCCCATGCCGTAGCCGCCCGCCAGGCCGGTTTCACCCTCATCGAGATCATGGTGGTGATCTTCATCATCGGCCTGCTGGTGGCCATCGTCGCGCCCAATGTGCTGGACAACCAGGACAAGGCCATGCAGCAGAAGGCCCGCGCCGATCTCGCCAGCCTGGAGCAGGCGCTGGACATGTACCGCCTGGACAACCTGCGCTATCCCACTTCCGAGCAGGGCCTCGCCGCCCTGGTGAGCAAGCCGACCCAGGCCCCCGAGCCGCGCAACTATCGCGCCGACGGCTATATCCGCCGCCTGCCGGAGGACCCCTGGGGCGCCGCCTACCGCTATCGCATTCCGGGCGAACACGGCCGGGTGGACCTCTATACCCTCGGCGCCGACGGCCGCGAAGGCGGCGAGGGCAGCGACGCCGACATCGGCAACTGGACGCTCTGA
- a CDS encoding prepilin-type N-terminal cleavage/methylation domain-containing protein, producing the protein MSRQQGMTLIEVLLAMALTALLAVLLGSLVNLWLDARGRLAARESTNARVLDICGLLDRRLAGLVWRPLQEQRRPLHNAVLDWHPAENRLDWVALDALPVGADQGAGRLRRQRLEWNASTDRLRLSRSAELDAVDAPAWQQVLDQPGVERLNLEFHGGGRWLAYPPLAEPANGVRLTFTLQGAGYVCTFALPQTG; encoded by the coding sequence ATGAGCCGCCAGCAGGGCATGACCCTGATCGAGGTGCTCCTGGCCATGGCGCTCACGGCGCTGCTCGCCGTGCTGCTCGGTAGCCTGGTCAATCTCTGGCTCGATGCGCGTGGCCGGCTGGCCGCCCGGGAGTCGACCAACGCGCGGGTGCTGGACATCTGCGGCCTGCTGGATCGGCGCCTGGCCGGACTGGTCTGGCGACCGCTGCAGGAACAGCGCCGGCCGCTGCACAACGCCGTGCTGGACTGGCACCCCGCCGAGAACCGACTGGACTGGGTCGCCCTGGATGCCTTGCCGGTGGGCGCGGACCAGGGGGCCGGGCGCTTGCGCCGCCAGCGTCTGGAGTGGAACGCCAGCACCGACCGCTTGCGGCTGAGCCGTAGCGCCGAGCTGGACGCGGTGGATGCTCCCGCTTGGCAGCAGGTCCTCGATCAGCCAGGCGTCGAGCGCCTGAATTTGGAATTCCATGGCGGCGGGCGCTGGCTCGCCTATCCGCCGCTGGCCGAACCCGCCAACGGGGTGCGGCTGACCTTCACCCTCCAGGGCGCCGGCTATGTCTGCACCTTCGCCCTGCCTCAGACCGGTTGA